A single region of the Mycobacterium lentiflavum genome encodes:
- a CDS encoding tyrosine-type recombinase/integrase produces the protein MASLRIRHRSDGSTYTSVLYVLNGKQSSSSFNDHAEAVRFQELANETSPAKALEVWATTTPSADAFTVASWCTHHVDHLTGINDATRARYRRYIVNDIAPSKIGPLPLTALTNADTASWLNSLTGSAKTASNKHGFLAGVLNAAVRGGQISANPCDGNRLRRDEPAEMVFLTHQEFGILLSSFGSHWRPLVQFLVASGARFGEATALTPGDIDIAEGTVRIQRAWRYVP, from the coding sequence GTGGCCAGCCTCAGAATCCGCCATCGCAGCGACGGAAGCACCTATACCTCGGTGCTGTATGTGCTGAACGGCAAGCAGTCCTCCTCTTCTTTCAACGACCACGCCGAGGCCGTGAGATTTCAGGAGCTGGCCAACGAGACCAGCCCCGCGAAAGCCTTGGAAGTCTGGGCAACGACCACGCCGTCCGCGGACGCCTTCACCGTGGCCAGCTGGTGCACTCATCATGTGGACCACCTGACGGGGATTAATGACGCAACCCGCGCCCGGTACCGGCGCTACATCGTAAACGACATCGCGCCAAGCAAGATCGGACCTCTGCCGTTAACGGCGCTAACCAACGCCGATACTGCCAGCTGGCTCAACAGCCTGACCGGCTCCGCGAAGACCGCGTCGAACAAGCACGGCTTCCTGGCCGGTGTCCTCAATGCGGCGGTGCGGGGTGGGCAAATATCGGCCAACCCCTGTGACGGAAATCGGTTGCGTCGCGACGAGCCCGCCGAGATGGTATTCCTGACTCACCAAGAGTTCGGGATCTTGCTTTCCAGCTTTGGCTCTCATTGGCGGCCCCTCGTCCAGTTTCTGGTAGCGAGCGGCGCTCGGTTCGGGGAAGCCACAGCGCTCACGCCCGGCGATATCGACATCGCTGAGGGCACCGTCCGGATCCAACGGGCATGGCGCTACGTGCCCTAG
- a CDS encoding protein rep, translating to MSENTDGGFAAAKRRRYKLRLFGARLSMRRGLKTFGRRFGKGAAGSSSEILDTRCNCNCKWLCPTCGYAVSRTQMRKVQRVLRSWTADGGAVAFLTLTQSHCPSDDLATLWDRIEAGWKALTRGAVWTMDKQIYGIRGYFRCTEIVYSPTTGWNVHFHVILLLNVELDAVQLNRLQLCVGRRFAAGVVRKGGSASVHAQDLRPMTPGTEERLAAYCLNGTTMHTSPNGSRSPMAILSHLESTGQGLALWEEFTRAVSQKKRVQFVASAGIEELCIGRPQSCLIARSLIARSSN from the coding sequence ATGTCCGAGAACACTGATGGCGGTTTTGCGGCCGCGAAGCGGCGACGATACAAATTGCGCTTGTTTGGGGCGCGTCTGTCAATGCGCCGGGGACTTAAGACCTTTGGCCGCAGGTTCGGGAAGGGCGCGGCGGGCTCGTCCAGCGAGATCCTGGACACGCGCTGCAACTGCAACTGCAAGTGGCTGTGCCCCACGTGCGGCTACGCCGTTTCTCGAACGCAGATGCGCAAGGTCCAACGCGTGTTGCGATCGTGGACAGCGGACGGCGGAGCGGTGGCTTTTCTGACTCTTACGCAATCCCACTGTCCCAGTGACGATCTCGCCACGCTTTGGGACCGAATAGAGGCAGGATGGAAAGCGCTCACCCGCGGTGCAGTGTGGACTATGGACAAGCAGATCTACGGTATCCGCGGATACTTTCGGTGCACCGAGATCGTATACAGCCCAACTACCGGTTGGAACGTTCACTTTCACGTGATCCTCCTCCTTAACGTCGAACTCGATGCGGTTCAACTCAATCGCCTGCAACTCTGCGTCGGTAGGAGGTTCGCCGCCGGCGTCGTTCGCAAGGGAGGGAGCGCGTCCGTACACGCTCAGGACTTGCGACCAATGACGCCTGGCACGGAAGAACGGCTAGCTGCGTACTGCTTGAACGGCACCACAATGCACACCTCCCCCAATGGCTCTCGATCGCCAATGGCCATCCTCAGTCATCTGGAATCCACCGGGCAAGGACTTGCCTTGTGGGAGGAATTCACAAGGGCCGTCTCGCAAAAAAAGCGTGTGCAGTTCGTCGCCTCCGCCGGCATCGAAGAGCTGTGTATCGGTAGGCCACAGTCTTGTTTAATAGCGCGTTCTTTAATAGCGCGTTCATCCAACTAA
- a CDS encoding tyrosine-type recombinase/integrase, producing MGASVLAKLDLSGNWVFTNSGRGWRGGPDDPVRAQNFHTNAWVPAVARARENGLSKKPRIHDLRHTNASWLIQAGVPLTVVQRHLGHESIQTTSDRYGHLDRQSSRVVADVVSKALESP from the coding sequence GTGGGAGCATCCGTTCTCGCCAAGCTGGACTTGTCCGGCAACTGGGTTTTCACCAACTCCGGACGAGGCTGGCGCGGAGGGCCGGATGATCCAGTGCGAGCACAGAATTTCCACACCAACGCTTGGGTCCCGGCTGTGGCTAGGGCCCGGGAAAATGGTTTGAGTAAAAAGCCGCGTATACACGACCTCCGCCACACCAACGCCAGCTGGCTAATCCAGGCCGGTGTCCCGCTGACGGTCGTGCAGCGTCATCTCGGCCACGAGTCGATCCAGACCACCTCCGACCGCTACGGCCATCTGGATCGGCAGTCGTCCCGGGTGGTTGCCGACGTCGTCAGCAAAGCACTCGAATCGCCGTAA
- a CDS encoding TetR/AcrR family transcriptional regulator, with translation MDDLTVGRRARKNAQTREALAATARRLFLKNGYDTVSVKDIADAVDISVPTLFNHVPDGKAAVIFDDGAERMDSLLAAVRERPAGQSVMSALRQFMSGRGPFVDKPSPEFRDLTELILKTPALREYSRKLWIRCEAPLAGVIADEVGREPGDPTVRAVARYVLEIPEFVGTDPDPQTSLNAVFDLLEHGLDQRN, from the coding sequence GTGGATGACCTGACGGTGGGACGGCGTGCCCGCAAGAACGCCCAGACCCGGGAGGCGCTGGCGGCCACCGCTCGGCGACTGTTCCTGAAGAACGGCTATGACACGGTGAGCGTGAAGGACATCGCCGACGCTGTCGACATCTCGGTCCCCACGTTGTTCAACCACGTACCCGACGGCAAGGCGGCCGTCATCTTCGACGATGGCGCCGAACGGATGGACAGCCTGCTCGCCGCGGTGCGTGAGCGCCCGGCCGGCCAGTCGGTGATGTCCGCGCTACGGCAATTCATGAGCGGGCGCGGACCGTTCGTCGACAAGCCGTCGCCTGAGTTCCGTGACCTCACCGAGCTGATCCTGAAAACCCCTGCCCTGCGAGAGTATTCACGCAAGCTGTGGATACGCTGCGAAGCGCCGCTGGCCGGCGTCATCGCCGACGAAGTCGGGCGCGAACCGGGCGATCCCACCGTCCGCGCCGTCGCGCGCTACGTCCTCGAGATCCCCGAATTCGTCGGCACCGACCCCGACCCGCAGACCTCCCTGAACGCGGTTTTCGACCTACTCGAACACGGTCTGGATCAACGAAACTGA